From a region of the Phaseolus vulgaris cultivar G19833 chromosome 6, P. vulgaris v2.0, whole genome shotgun sequence genome:
- the LOC137831014 gene encoding uncharacterized protein: MARWDAILSLPVQNPPTLEISSLDLVWSKVEGWHDKLDRVALIPFARVDDFVRGESNNKECPTRFHVEARRRRSPSTPFKQKVDGILEYILYWCSFGPDDHRKGGIVRPSRTTYVPKKKNAGRPNTKRGCTCHFIVKRLIAEPSVALIIYNDDKHVDKKGFPCHGPQDKKAAGTRAMFAPYISEELCLRVLSLLYVGVSVETIMQRHNESVERQGGPSNRDDLLTHRYVRRQERAIRRSTYELDADDAVSISMWVESHQNQVFFYEDFSDSDPFTLGIQTEWQLQQLIRFGNRGLLASDSRLGTNKLQYPIHSLLVFNSDKKAIPVAWIIAPRFSSLDAHRWMRALYNRVHTKDPTWKLAGFIVDDPLYDILAIRDVFQCTVMISFWRIRHLWHKNIVKCLKSDMQIKISRRLGWIVDNICRLQGNMSLFEEFMEEFIDESKFMDYFKSTWHPRIGAWINALQTLPLVSQESCAAMELYHNQLKIRLLNEKEIGVYQRADWLVDKLGTKVHSYFWLDEYSGKDDFARYWKNEWMSGLTSWRKALKIPDSDVSIEDGCAKVTDQDDRDKAFVVWNTGSMLSICDCSWAQDGNLCEHILKVLSICRKRGSVLPSVTLFQYHQALNNMLHCPPFDSLIRDHAVSLAVSVQKQLNTLLDKESVQTVTNPMEERIGIDIPLESFRVVSGNRGQVIKKHVTNDVLSLDGGEDRHDSNEAPGCASAMHDIADQGEDGVITRNGERFGSAAVDSLTADMNVDPPSTSDPVLHPVDDTDPSYTLQENKEWSLATIENEISASESGAFSNDKIEDNILDKGSKDCAMDVDPPTLATHSSTTQEVKHCETHEKGVNGVPRAISCTEDSDSPL, from the exons ATGGCCAGATGGGATGCAATTTTATCCCTTCCAGTACAAAATCCTCCCACATTGGAAATTTCCTCTCTTGACCTAGTGTGGTCAAAAGTGGAAGGTTGGCATGATAAATTAGATAGAGTTGCTCTAATACCATTTGCTAGAGTTGATGATTTTGTGAGGGGTGAATCCAATAATAAAGAATGTCCTACAAGATTTCATGTTGAAGCAAGGCGTCGACGGTCTCCATCAACGCCTTTCAAGCAAAAGGTTGATGGGATACTAGAGTACATTTT GTATTGGTGTTCCTTTGGTCCTGACGACCATAGAAAAGGTGGCATTGTCCGACCAAGTCGTACTACATATGTTCCAAAGAAGAAAAATGCAGGTAGACCAAATACCAAGAGAGGTTGTACTTGTCACTTTATTGTGAAGCGCCTTATAGCTGAACCTTCAGTTGCCCTTATCATATATAATGATGATAAGCATGTGGACAAAAAGGGTTTTCCATGCCATGGTCCGCAGGACAAAAAGGCTGCTGGAACACGTGCTATGTTTGCTCCATATATCTCAGAAGAGCTCTGTCTTCGGGTGTTATCTCTTCTATACGTTGGAGTCTCTGTGGAAACCATTATGCAGAGACACAATGAATCTGTTGAGAGACAAGGTGGTCCATCTAACCGTGATGACCTTTTGACCCACCGTTATGTTCGTCGACAAGAGAGGGCAATCCGTCGTTCTACATATGAGCTAGATGCTGATGATGCTGTCAGTATAAGCATGTGGGTCGAAAGTCACCAAAATCAGGTTTTTTTCTACGAAGATTTCTCTGATTCAGATCCATTTACTCTGGGCATTCAAACAGAGTGGCAATTGCAACAATTGATTAGATTTGGAAACCGAGGTCTGCTTGCCTCAGATTCAAGATTAGGTACAAATAAATTACAG tatcCCATTCATAGTCTTCTAGTGTTCAACTCAGACAAGAAAGCCATTCCAGTGGCATGGATAATAGCGCCAAGGTTTTCAAGTTTGGATGCACATCGATGGATGAGGGCTCTTTACAACAGAGTTCACACCAAAGATCCTACTTGGAAGTTGGCTGGCTTCATAGTAGATGATCCATTGTATGATATTCTAGCAATCAG GGATGTGTTTCAGTGTACAGTAATGATAAGTTTCTGGCGGATTCGTCATTTATGGCATAAAAACATAGTAAAGTGCTTGAAATCTGATATGCAAATAAAGATATCCAGACGGCTTGGGTGGATAGTGGATAATATTTGCCGGCTTCAAGGAAACATGTCACTCTTTGAAGAATTCATGGAAGAGTTTATTGATGAATCCAAATTTATGGACTATTTCAAGTCCACCTGGCATCCTAGAATAG GAGCATGGATCAATGCACTTCAAACTCTTCCTCTTGTTAGCCAGGAGTCTTGTGCAGCAATGGAACTTTATCACAACCAATTGAAGATTAGGCTGTTGAATGAGAAAGAAATTGGTGTTTATCAGCGGGCCGATTGGTTGGTCGACAAGTTGGGTACAAAAGTCCACTCTTATTTCTGGTTAGATGAGTACTCGGGAAAAGATGATTTTGCACGATACTGGAAAAATGAATGGATGAGTGGTTTGACATCATGGCGCAAAGCACTGAAGATTCCTGACTCTGATGTATCAATAGAAGATGGATGTGCTAAGGTTACTGATCAGGATGATCGAGATAAAGCTTTTGTTGTATGGAATACTGGTTCAATGTTGAGCATTTGTGATTGTAGTTGGGCACAAGATGGCAACCTTTGTGAGCATATCTTGAAAGTTCTCAGTATCTGCCGAAAGAGAGGGTCCGTTTTACCATCTGTCACTTTATTTCAGTATCACCAGGCACTGAATAATATGCTGCATTGCCCCCCTTTTGATTCTTTAATTCGTGATCATGCGGTGTCATTGGCAGTTTCAGTTCAGAAGCAGTTAAATACTCTACTGGATAAAGAAAGTGTCCAGACTGTCACGAATCCTATGGAGGAACGGATCGGTATTGATATTCCACTGGAAAGTTTCAGGGTTGTCTCTGGTAACCGGGGTCAGGTTATTAAGAAGCATGTCACCAATGATGTTTTATCTTTGGATGGTGGTGAGGATAGACATGATTCAAATGAAGCCCCTGGATGTGCTAGTGCAATGCATGATATTGCCGATCAGGGTGAGGATGGAGTTATCACTAGAAATGGCGAACGTTTTGGGAGTGCTGCAGTGGACAGTTTGACTGCTGACATGAATGTTGATCCACCATCAACTTCTGATCCTGTCTTGCACCCTGTTGATGATACTGATCCAAGTTACACGTTGCAAGAGAACAAAGAGTGGAGCTTGGCTACAATAGAAAATGAGATTTCAGCTTCCGAAAGTGGTGCTTTTTCTAATGATAAGATTgaagataatattttagataaaGGTAGCAAAGATTGTGCTATGGATGTGGATCCCCCAACCTTGGCCACACACTCATCAACAACACAGGAAGTGAAGCATTGTGAAACACATGAAAAAGGTGTCAATGGGGTTCCTAGAGCAATTTCTTGCACTGAGGATTCTGATAGCCCACTCTAG